Sequence from the Pararhizobium gei genome:
CCGTCTGCCTGGAAGCCAGGGATCTGCGTCGTGGCTACGAAGTGACGACGCCCGCCCATGTCTGGCTGTCGTTCAACTGGTTGACGCACAAGCGCACGCCGCCAGAGCTGTTGGACACCTTCAAAACGCTGGTGGCCGGAGCGATGCAGGCGGCGCTCGACGCCCAGGCGTGCAATGCCGCGGCATTCTTCGAACGGCAGGGCAATGTAAAAAGAACTGAAGCCTGTCAGGCGCATGTGCTGACGTTCGCTCAACTGCACGCGCAAGCGCTTTTGAATGGCGGCGCAGCGGCGGCAGAACGGCTGGCGGCCGTCCAGCAGTCCCTTGCGGACGCGGAAGACCCGATGGCGATCACCCGGCAGATCGTTACTGCCACGCTCGCCGAAGCCGGTCTCGAAGGACCGTTGGTCGTGGTGGGTTTTTCCACCCTTCACTACCCTCGCGTCCATATCGGTAGCCTGGGCCATGCAGGCGAGGTCTTTGGAACGACAATTGTGTCGGCGTCACAGCGGTGTGCGGAGAAGCACGCAACGAGCATCAGGGCGAAGCAGTTTTTTGCCGGTATTTCCGACATGAGCTTCTTCGGCCATCGCCCCGAGGCTGATGAGACGGAGCTTCTCGCCGCCAATACGCCCTGCGCCAGCTTTATCGACAGGGCTCAAGGTGAAGCCTTGTCTTTCCCCGTGGTGAACATCGGGCCATGGGGACGCGACTACCATCAGAAATGGGAGCGCGTCCACATGGACTATACTTTCAACGTTTTGCCGGATGTGATCTACGAGGCGGCGTTTGCCGCCCTCAACGATGCCGGTTAGGCTGCGGCCCGGGCTTCCTCACCGATCAGGCCACCAAGACGCGACATGCCCTCCTCGATCATCGCCTCGTCGGCGCAGGAGAAACTGAGACGCAGCGTATTGGCCCCGGAGCCATCGGCAAAGAAAGCCTTGCCCGGCACAAAGGCAACTTTGGCCGAAACCAGGGACTTGGCGAGAAGCTCCGCTCCGTCCATGCCTGAAGGCAGGGTCAGCCAGATGAACATGCCGCCTTCAGGCTGCGTCCAGTTGACGCCTGCCGGCATATATTTCGCCAGCGCCGCCAAAATGGCATCGCGCCGCGCCATGTAGACAGACTTGATCTTGGCAACCTGCGCATCGAAGCCGCGCTCGGCAACGTGGCAGATGGCCATCTGGTTGATGGTCGAGGAATGGAGATCGGCTGCCTGTTTCATCAGGACCAGCTTCCGGATGACCGTATTGGACGCGCAAACCCAACCGACCCTGAGGCCCGGCGCCAGCGTCTTGGAGAAACTGCCGCAATAAATGGTCCGCGCCTCGTTGATGCTGCCCTTGCGGGCGATTTCAAGGGCCAGGATCGGCGGCACGGCATCGCCGTCATAGCGTAGGGATTGGTAGGCAGCATCCTCGATCAGGGCTATATCGAGTTCCTCGGCGAGATCCAGAACCTTTTCACGCGCCGCGAGATCGAGGCTTTCTCCCGTCGGGTTGGAGAATTCAGCCGACATATAGGCAAATTTCACCTGTCCGCCGGCCGCTGCAGCGGCTTCGCGATAGGCCTGCGGCGTGCGGTTGCCGGCGATCGTCAATTGATCGTAAGCCGGCTCATAGGCATTGAAAGCCTGCAGGGCGCCGAGATAGGTCGGCCACGTCACCAGGGCGGTATCGTTTGGCGACAGGAACAGCTTGCCGAGATAATCCAGCGCCTGCTGCGAACCGGATGTGATCAGGATATTCTCCGGCTCGCAGGCAATGCCGATATCCGCCATGCGGCCGGCAAGCCACTGACGCAGCGGCAGATAGCCCTCGCTGATTGAATACTGCAGGGCGGCGCTGACAGCCGGACCGCCGAAAATATCGGCATAGGCTTCCTTGAATTCCTTGTCGGGAAAAAGTGCCGGATCCGGAATTCCGCCGGCAAAGGATATGATATCCGGCCGGTCGAGCAATTTCAGCAGTTCCCGAATTTCAGAAGCGCGCATCCGCGACGAGCGGGTCGCAAAGATCTTTTCCCAATCCAGCATGGCAGTTTCCTCAGATTATGCTTTTCCAGGACAAGACCACGATGAGCTTATTAAGTCAACAATGCTGACCTATATTTTCACTTCCGAAAGCGCTTTCTTCCGGCAGAATCTAAGCTGAAGCGATGACATGCACGGGCGTCAACGAGGCCCAACGCGGGAGACCGGTCCGGCGGTTGATGCCGGCCGTTTCGATGGCTTATCAAACCGAAACGGCAGACAGCCTGCCGTCAGACCTCATGGCCGTAGAAGCTGAGCGCCACCAGCGTGACGATTGCGCAGATGATGACGACATCGAACACAGCGAAATGATAGAAGAACGTAGACATGGCAGTATCCTCCTAAGGCGGATAATACTCCAAAATGCGTCATTTTCCAAATCTTGCTTTGAAAAAGGGGAAAGGCCGGAGAACAAAACTCCGGCCTTCCAGTACAATGCGATGCAACATTTCCATGTTGCTATGCAAAATCAGTTTTTCGCCTTATCGACCAGCTGGTTCTTGGCGATCCACGGCATCATGCCGCGCAGCTTGGCGCCGACTTCCTCGATCTGGTGGTTGTCGTTCATGCGGCGGATACCCTTGAAGCGGGCAGCACCGGAACGGTATTCCTGCATCCAGTCGGAGGTGAACTTGCCGGTCTGGATGTCGGTGAGGACGCGCTTCATTTCAGCCTTTGTTTCAGCCGTGATGATGCGTGGACCCGAGACGTATTCGCCCCACTCGGCCGTGTTCGAGATCGAGTAGTTCATGTTGGCGATACCGCCTTCATAGATCAGGTCGACGATCAGCTTGACTTCGTGCAGGCACTCGAAATAGGCCATTTCCGGCGCATAACCGCCTTCGACCAGCGTCTCGAAGCCGGCGCGGATCAGTTCGACCAGACCGCCGCAGAGAACGACCTGCTCGCCGAAGAGGTCGGTTTCGCATTCTTCCTTGAAATTTGTCTCGATGATGCCCGAACGACCGCCACCAACGCCGCAGGCGTAGGACAGAGCGAGATCGAGCGCATTGCCCGACGCGTTCTTTTCAACGGCAACGAGGCAGGGAACGCCGCCGCCCTTCTGGTATTCGCCGCGAACCGTATGGCCGGGGCCCTTCGGTGCAATCATGACGACGTCGAGCGTATCCTTCGGCTCGATCAGGCCGAAGTGAACGTTAAGGCCGTGGGCGAAAGCAATCGCTGCACCGTCACGGATGTTGCCCGCGATATCGGCCTTGTAGATGTCGGCCTGAAGTTCGTCCGGCGTCGCCATCATCAAAAGGTCGCCCCACTTGGCGGCTTCGGCAACGGTCATGACCTTGAAGCCGTCGGCTTCGGCCTTCTTGATCGTGGCGGAACCGGCCTTGAGCGCGATGACGACGTTGGAAGCGCCGCTGTCCTTCAGGTTCAGCGCATGGGCGCGGCCCTGGGAGCCGTAGCCGACGATAACGACGTTCTTGGACTTGATGAGGTTGAGATCGGCATCACGATCGTAATAGACGCGCATTGTAATTTCCTTCCCTTTGCTTGTCTGTTTTGGTTCTCCGGCTGCCCTCAAAGGCTCGCCGTATCTCTTTTCGAGCCGCAGAGCGACAGAAAGGCATCGACCGCCCGCTCCGCCCTTTGGCTGAAACCCTGTTTTGCCCGGCTTATGTCCTCGCCGAGCAGCATGCGCAGATGCAGATCGGAAACAACCAGCCCGTACAGTGTGCCGTAAGCCTCCTCGCCGTCCTCGAAGGCCAGAAGCCCGGAGCGGCGTCCGGCGTCGAGCAGAGCCCCTGCCCGCTTGCCGATCTGCCGGCGGCCATGCTCCTGCAGCATCTCGCCGAGCTTGGAGCCGTCGCGGCTCGCTTGCCCGATCGCCAGACGGTTCAGTGCCAGCGACACGTCGCCGGAGAGAACGTCGAGCAGGTCGCGCGCAAACACCACCAAATGGGCGCGCAGGCTCTCGGCCGTCAGCCGTTCCGAACGCTCGTCGAAGGTCCGGACCTTGCTCGCCTGGAAACCGATCATCGCCGACAGGATGCCGTCGCGATCACCGAACCACTTGTAAAGGCTCTCTTTCGAGCAGTTCGCCGCCCGCGCCACACCGGCCGTCGTCAGTGCCTTCTCGCCGCCATCGACCAGAAGCCTGAGCGCGCTATCCAGAAC
This genomic interval carries:
- a CDS encoding PLP-dependent aminotransferase family protein, translating into MLDWEKIFATRSSRMRASEIRELLKLLDRPDIISFAGGIPDPALFPDKEFKEAYADIFGGPAVSAALQYSISEGYLPLRQWLAGRMADIGIACEPENILITSGSQQALDYLGKLFLSPNDTALVTWPTYLGALQAFNAYEPAYDQLTIAGNRTPQAYREAAAAAGGQVKFAYMSAEFSNPTGESLDLAAREKVLDLAEELDIALIEDAAYQSLRYDGDAVPPILALEIARKGSINEARTIYCGSFSKTLAPGLRVGWVCASNTVIRKLVLMKQAADLHSSTINQMAICHVAERGFDAQVAKIKSVYMARRDAILAALAKYMPAGVNWTQPEGGMFIWLTLPSGMDGAELLAKSLVSAKVAFVPGKAFFADGSGANTLRLSFSCADEAMIEEGMSRLGGLIGEEARAAA
- the ilvC gene encoding ketol-acid reductoisomerase, which gives rise to MRVYYDRDADLNLIKSKNVVIVGYGSQGRAHALNLKDSGASNVVIALKAGSATIKKAEADGFKVMTVAEAAKWGDLLMMATPDELQADIYKADIAGNIRDGAAIAFAHGLNVHFGLIEPKDTLDVVMIAPKGPGHTVRGEYQKGGGVPCLVAVEKNASGNALDLALSYACGVGGGRSGIIETNFKEECETDLFGEQVVLCGGLVELIRAGFETLVEGGYAPEMAYFECLHEVKLIVDLIYEGGIANMNYSISNTAEWGEYVSGPRIITAETKAEMKRVLTDIQTGKFTSDWMQEYRSGAARFKGIRRMNDNHQIEEVGAKLRGMMPWIAKNQLVDKAKN
- a CDS encoding TetR/AcrR family transcriptional regulator C-terminal domain-containing protein, with the translated sequence MEFYVLLVHHQSQPEFSPRQNAVLDSALRLLVDGGEKALTTAGVARAANCSKESLYKWFGDRDGILSAMIGFQASKVRTFDERSERLTAESLRAHLVVFARDLLDVLSGDVSLALNRLAIGQASRDGSKLGEMLQEHGRRQIGKRAGALLDAGRRSGLLAFEDGEEAYGTLYGLVVSDLHLRMLLGEDISRAKQGFSQRAERAVDAFLSLCGSKRDTASL